From Coffea arabica cultivar ET-39 chromosome 2e, Coffea Arabica ET-39 HiFi, whole genome shotgun sequence, the proteins below share one genomic window:
- the LOC113728534 gene encoding small ribosomal subunit protein mS78 (rPPR3a)-like, with protein sequence MSSTAFNRLRGLFSKSPSPIITTIKANRAAEIRAAISSKDKKILSLVKKFKETTDNPRFRRYRHYYEATVLRLAREQHFSAIQDILEHQKKYPDIMDQKFAVRLICLYGKAKMADDAQKLFDELPSLNCERTVVSFNALLGACVKSKNFNKVTELFKELPEKLSIEPDVVSYNTVIKALCDVGSVDSAIVVMNEMESSNIQPNVVTFNTLLDAFYKNNRIEEAEKLWCLMEKKNVLANVRTYNSRLRGLVADNRVSDAAELIKEMGKKGVKPDNYSFNALMKGFVDVGNLEEAKVWYKKMMRNGCGPDRATFGMLIPFACDKDDFDYAFELCNAAVKAKQSVYNSVVQRVADGLVERSKNNEAQKLMKMAKLK encoded by the coding sequence ATGTCTTCCACCGCCTTCAACCGTCTTCGCGGCTTATTCTCCAAATCACCCTCTCCCATCATCACCACCATCAAGGCTAATCGAGCTGCTGAAATCCGGGCTGCCATTTCCTCCAAGGACAAAAAGATCTTATCCTTAGTGAAAAAATTCAAGGAAACCACGGACAATCCCAGATTCCGCCGATACCGCCACTACTATGAAGCCACTGTCCTCCGCCTTGCCAGAGAGCAACATTTCTCCGCTATCCAGGATATCCTCGAACACCAAAAGAAGTACCCTGATATCATGGATCAGAAGTTTGCAGTCCGCCTGATTTGTCTATATGGTAAGGCCAAAATGGCTGACGATGCCCAGAAGctgtttgatgaattgcctagcttgaattgtgaaCGGACTGTTGTTTCCTTCAATGCCCTTTTGGGGGCTTGCGTGAAGTCGAAGAATTTCAATAAAGTCACTGAGTTGTTTAAGGAATTACCCGAGAAATTGTCGATAGAACCTGATGTTGTTTCATATAATACGGTTATTAAAGCCTTGTGTGACGTGGGTTCTGTAGATTCTGCCATTGTTGTGATGAATGAGATGGAGAGCAGTAATATTCAGCCTAATGTAGTCACTTTCAACACTCTTTTAGATGCATTTTATAAGAACAACAGGATTGAAGAGGCAGAAAAGTTGTGGTGTTTGATGGAGAAGAAAAATGTGTTGGCTAACGTTAGGACTTATAACTCAAGATTGCGGGGTTTGGTTGCTGATAATCGAGTTTCAGATGCCGCCGAGTTGATCAAGGAAATGGGGAAAAAGGGGGTGAAACCTGATAATTATAGTTTCAATGCTCTGATGAAAGGGTTTGTTGATGTTGGGAATCTTGAAGAGGCTAAGGTTTGGTATAAGAAGATGATGAGGAATGGATGCGGTCCAGACAGGGCAACTTTTGGCATGCTTATTCCATTTGCTTGTGACAAGGATGATTTTGATTATGCATTCGAGTTGTGCAACGCCGCGGTAAAAGCAAAGCAATCTGTTTATAATTCCGTAGTCCAGAGGGTCGCTGATGGGTTAGTTGAGAGATCCAAGAACAATGAAGCACAAAAGCTAATGAAGATGGCTAAATTGAAATAA